A stretch of the Sulfurospirillum sp. UCH001 genome encodes the following:
- a CDS encoding sigma-54 dependent transcriptional regulator, with amino-acid sequence MKIAIIDDQQEIRYSVAKILQRNQHTPLQFNGEEFELSLMIEEQGVELLIVDVMLGENLTGIDLIKQFKKAGLNLPIILMTAYTTPTNMIEASKIGIKDILQKPFDESQLLELVEKYTHPSSKEKSAKKSIKQGEEEFVGSYETMKEIYKKIGIAANNDLAILIYGETGTGKELIANLIHTNSERSAHPFIAVNCASIPKELFESQLFGHEKGSFTSADKQHIGFAEQTGEGTLFLDEIGELDIELQSKLLRFLETKKFRRVGGTKELHFEGRIISATNANLKEQSQQKSFREDLYFRLSMLTITMPTLKERIQDIPILCEHFIAKANRDLKTTISSISEEAIKKLLQHHWRGNIRELRNTIYSACLNTSDDMIKADDIKEFEDTSSYEKKGIEQFCRDFLEQEGIEKAYELEHMMQKSFLQVSFALCSNITQLSAFLNISRNTLKKQLKEFGIYESEEDK; translated from the coding sequence ATGAAAATCGCCATCATTGATGATCAACAAGAAATTCGCTACTCAGTTGCTAAAATTTTACAACGCAACCAACATACACCGTTGCAGTTTAATGGCGAAGAGTTTGAACTTTCTTTAATGATTGAAGAACAAGGTGTTGAGCTTTTGATTGTTGATGTTATGTTAGGTGAAAATCTTACAGGGATTGATTTGATTAAGCAGTTTAAAAAAGCAGGGTTGAATCTTCCCATTATTTTGATGACAGCTTATACTACGCCTACAAATATGATCGAAGCATCAAAAATTGGTATTAAAGACATTTTACAAAAGCCTTTTGATGAGTCACAACTTTTAGAATTGGTTGAAAAATACACACACCCCTCAAGCAAAGAAAAGAGCGCAAAAAAATCGATTAAGCAAGGAGAAGAGGAATTTGTAGGCTCTTATGAAACGATGAAGGAGATCTATAAAAAGATTGGTATTGCTGCAAACAATGATCTTGCTATACTTATTTATGGTGAAACAGGTACAGGTAAAGAACTGATCGCTAATCTTATACATACCAATTCTGAACGAAGTGCACATCCTTTTATTGCTGTCAATTGTGCATCAATTCCTAAAGAATTGTTTGAGAGTCAGCTTTTTGGGCATGAGAAGGGTTCTTTTACGAGCGCCGATAAACAGCATATTGGTTTTGCAGAACAAACGGGAGAAGGAACACTCTTCTTAGATGAAATTGGTGAACTAGACATTGAACTTCAAAGCAAGCTTTTACGTTTTTTAGAGACAAAGAAGTTTAGACGTGTTGGAGGAACTAAAGAACTTCATTTTGAAGGACGCATTATCAGTGCAACCAATGCTAATCTCAAAGAACAAAGTCAACAAAAAAGTTTTCGAGAGGATCTTTACTTTAGGCTTTCAATGCTCACTATTACGATGCCAACACTCAAAGAGCGGATTCAAGATATTCCTATTTTATGTGAGCATTTTATCGCCAAAGCAAATCGTGATCTCAAAACAACAATTAGTTCTATCTCTGAAGAAGCCATCAAAAAACTTTTACAACATCACTGGAGAGGTAACATTAGAGAGTTACGCAATACAATCTATAGTGCCTGTTTGAATACTAGCGATGATATGATTAAGGCAGATGATATCAAGGAATTCGAAGATACATCATCGTATGAAAAAAAGGGTATTGAACAATTTTGTCGTGATTTTTTAGAACAAGAAGGTATTGAAAAGGCATACGAATTAGAACACATGATGCAAAAGTCTTTTTTACAGGTAAGCTTCGCTCTTTGTTCGAATATTACACAGCTTTCAGCATTTCTCAATATTTCGCGAAATACACTTAAAAAACAACTAAAAGAGTTCGGTATTTATGAAAGCGAAGAAGATAAATGA
- a CDS encoding sensor histidine kinase — protein MKKFVDYLLALSVQVKLATLIFWVVVTISSVSILINIDIHKNHTNQIIDELIKTNINSNKAFVSDFILTSNQWELYKFLKTLSSSSMIESSGFIDTNNVIVAHTDTEHYRLGDTFREFDTYTVVPFEQDGVTFGSFVLKVKNQTLFSMLQDTFLAQFILLIMVALLSLIIANIFMGRLLGRLNLLSNNATAMIEKRWDDITIYQGKENDEITRIIEKTTQLMHELRESIEKEEKNARISHSLIILGEIGSSFAHEVKNLLQPLKLLLSPAQVPDKEDMPIIHGTLARIDHQVVDFLALAKPADFKYENPLLVKPFVEESIALLRASLSAKHLGIESHVEEDLKVKMGANAIEIILINLLNNAIDAAFQLSTIEITWKRADQVGFSILCVKNSGENMDEKTKTNLFKPFFTTKKEGSGLGLFSIYKIVYLSNGYIEFESQKEQTTFCLYIPCEEVA, from the coding sequence ATGAAAAAATTCGTTGATTATCTTTTAGCTCTCTCTGTTCAAGTTAAATTAGCAACGCTTATTTTTTGGGTTGTTGTTACAATCTCTTCTGTCTCTATTTTAATCAACATTGATATTCATAAAAATCATACGAATCAGATTATTGATGAGCTCATTAAGACCAATATTAATTCTAATAAAGCTTTTGTAAGTGATTTTATTCTAACTAGTAATCAGTGGGAGCTTTATAAATTTCTCAAAACATTAAGTTCTAGCAGTATGATCGAAAGCTCTGGTTTCATTGACACAAATAATGTTATCGTTGCTCATACTGATACAGAACATTATCGTCTAGGAGATACCTTTAGAGAGTTTGATACTTACACTGTTGTCCCTTTTGAACAAGATGGCGTTACCTTTGGCTCTTTTGTTCTTAAAGTGAAAAACCAAACACTCTTTAGTATGCTGCAAGATACCTTTTTGGCACAGTTCATTCTTTTAATTATGGTCGCACTTCTTTCGCTCATTATCGCTAATATATTTATGGGAAGATTGCTGGGAAGGCTTAATCTTCTTTCCAATAATGCAACAGCGATGATTGAAAAACGTTGGGATGATATTACAATATATCAAGGAAAAGAAAACGATGAAATAACTCGTATTATTGAAAAAACGACACAGCTCATGCATGAACTTAGAGAATCTATTGAGAAAGAAGAAAAGAATGCACGCATTTCACATTCATTGATTATTTTAGGAGAAATTGGTTCTTCTTTTGCTCATGAAGTGAAGAATTTATTGCAACCTTTAAAACTTTTACTCTCTCCAGCACAAGTGCCTGATAAAGAGGATATGCCTATCATTCACGGCACACTAGCACGCATTGATCATCAAGTAGTAGATTTTTTGGCTCTTGCTAAACCCGCAGATTTTAAGTACGAAAACCCTTTACTTGTCAAACCATTTGTAGAAGAATCTATTGCGCTACTGCGTGCTTCGTTAAGTGCAAAACATTTAGGGATTGAAAGTCATGTTGAAGAGGATTTAAAAGTTAAAATGGGCGCAAATGCTATTGAAATTATTTTGATCAATTTATTGAATAATGCCATTGATGCAGCATTCCAATTAAGTACTATTGAAATAACATGGAAAAGGGCAGATCAAGTAGGATTCTCCATTTTATGTGTCAAAAATAGTGGTGAAAATATGGATGAAAAAACTAAGACAAATCTTTTCAAACCTTTTTTTACTACTAAAAAAGAGGGGTCTGGTTTGGGACTTTTTAGTATTTATAAAATTGTTTATTTATCCAATGGCTATATCGAATTTGAAAGTCAAAAAGAACAGACAACGTTTTGTCTTTATATCCCATGTGAAGAGGTTGCATGA
- the phnD gene encoding phosphate/phosphite/phosphonate ABC transporter substrate-binding protein, translated as MKNDQILTSAFQKFTMFFLLLMLPFSLYAKVKIVLGLTGTVFKDDLKNFMDWENYLEHKISDFDVQIRFSKTYAEMNTLIKENKVDIAYVCNSSYTKLDKDGTGKILVIPIFDGSDQYYSYIIAKKNSRFNSLADFKGAIFAFTDPESNSGATAPSYYMLSHGMDPKTFFKSYIYTYEHGESIKAVIDGFVDGASVDNIVYTRFAQKHPEQIEQLKIVQILGPYTNSPIVARSALPKKQFEMLQKAFATMHLDPYGKSILEKLSLDRFDLPSGQDFSNVAKMLEVIEQRQ; from the coding sequence ATGAAAAACGATCAAATTTTGACCAGTGCCTTTCAAAAATTTACCATGTTTTTTTTGCTACTAATGTTGCCTTTTTCACTCTATGCCAAAGTAAAAATAGTCCTTGGTCTTACAGGAACTGTTTTCAAAGATGATCTCAAAAATTTTATGGATTGGGAAAATTATTTAGAGCATAAAATCAGTGATTTTGATGTACAAATACGTTTTTCAAAGACTTATGCAGAAATGAATACACTTATCAAAGAAAATAAAGTAGATATTGCTTATGTTTGTAACTCAAGCTATACTAAATTGGATAAAGATGGTACTGGGAAAATTTTAGTTATCCCTATTTTTGATGGAAGTGATCAATATTATTCTTATATTATTGCCAAAAAAAATAGTCGATTCAATTCGCTGGCAGATTTTAAAGGAGCTATTTTTGCCTTTACTGATCCAGAGAGTAATTCAGGAGCAACAGCACCTAGTTATTATATGCTTAGTCATGGGATGGATCCTAAAACATTTTTCAAATCATACATTTATACCTATGAACACGGCGAATCGATCAAAGCTGTGATTGATGGGTTTGTGGATGGTGCAAGCGTAGATAACATTGTCTATACCCGTTTTGCCCAAAAGCACCCAGAACAGATTGAGCAACTTAAAATTGTTCAAATATTGGGACCTTATACTAATTCTCCTATTGTCGCAAGAAGTGCATTACCCAAAAAACAGTTTGAAATGTTACAAAAAGCTTTTGCAACAATGCATTTAGATCCTTATGGAAAAAGTATTTTAGAAAAACTCTCGCTGGACCGTTTTGATCTTCCATCAGGTCAAGATTTTTCAAATGTAGCAAAAATGCTTGAAGTTATTGAACAGAGACAATGA
- the nrfD gene encoding NrfD/PsrC family molybdoenzyme membrane anchor subunit: protein MNLLWDVRVSLDLFLGGLGVGAFLVGVILYYVDAKIYEGFVKKSFVIAPLLVIAGLLLLLTELGRPLNVIKTIYAVNPTSFMSIGIFLQSAFAAVALLIAFKALTSGVASLSSKVIYAGAILAGLVGLYHGFLLSGIAKEPWNNAIPVIFFVSSILSGVSLMILLNLESLENLVTRFKLPLIINMVLTLELAAVFAWVYNLALTTASSKHAYDVLISSFSMEFWVLSILLGLIAPLIIFTLVILNKLSLKAVAIPTFSIIVIGSFFLKNLVVYLGQAV, encoded by the coding sequence ATGAATTTATTGTGGGATGTACGGGTCTCTTTAGATCTGTTCTTGGGTGGTTTAGGTGTAGGTGCCTTCCTTGTGGGGGTTATACTTTACTATGTCGATGCGAAAATTTACGAGGGTTTTGTTAAAAAATCATTTGTTATTGCACCGCTTTTAGTGATAGCAGGATTGCTTCTACTTCTCACAGAACTTGGTCGACCATTGAACGTGATTAAAACGATTTATGCGGTTAATCCAACATCGTTTATGTCCATTGGTATTTTTTTACAAAGTGCATTTGCAGCCGTTGCGCTTCTTATCGCCTTTAAAGCTCTTACGAGCGGTGTTGCTTCTCTTAGCTCAAAAGTCATTTATGCAGGTGCCATTCTTGCAGGCTTAGTAGGCTTATATCATGGATTTTTGCTCTCAGGCATTGCCAAAGAGCCATGGAATAATGCCATTCCTGTGATTTTCTTTGTTTCCTCTATTCTTTCAGGCGTATCATTAATGATTCTGCTAAATCTAGAAAGTTTGGAAAATCTTGTCACACGCTTTAAACTCCCACTTATTATCAATATGGTTTTAACACTGGAGTTAGCAGCTGTCTTTGCATGGGTTTACAATTTAGCTCTTACAACAGCTTCTTCTAAACATGCTTATGATGTTCTCATAAGTAGTTTTAGTATGGAATTCTGGGTTCTAAGTATCTTATTAGGGCTTATTGCACCTTTGATTATTTTTACATTGGTTATTTTGAATAAATTATCCCTCAAAGCAGTCGCCATTCCAACATTTTCAATTATTGTGATAGGAAGCTTCTTCCTTAAAAACTTAGTTGTATATCTTGGTCAAGCAGTATAA
- a CDS encoding molybdopterin-dependent oxidoreductase has product MSINRRDFLKTTAGSAAVASTLSIFPEEVEAKTGELGYEGEAGKWVASTCQGCTSWCSIQGLVVDGKVIKVRGNPNSPSGGRICPRPHLALQQVYDPDRVKTPLKRTNPKKGRGIDPKFVPISWDEAINTIADKIMELINAGETHKFLLTRGRYTGLNEIMYGTFPKLIGSPNNISHSALCADAEEFGREQSEGYPAYADFDLQNTRYILGWSSDMVASNRQTPWFINQFGNVKDRAKITTIDPRLSATGAKSHRWLPIIPGTDGALAIAIAHVILAEGKWNKDFVGDFADKVNYFVVGQEVPTEIIVEDKKIPIVFNEIHTNGVVAWWNLELKDRTPEWAEPITGISAKEIREVAREFAEAGSRAISWTSPGSSMQIRGGISAFACHALNGLVGSVDSVGGILQQGSAPTAKTPDVKPYLDPRFAESLKKPKIDQRGTKGFPALEHMKSGQFVVTSRVAQAMLDQDPYDIKMAIGYWNNWVFSSMGTKHWEEAMAKLPFFAHITTNIAEMTMFADIVLPAKMHMLERYGFAKNKQNLTAYLSVHQPLIKPYGDAKTDETEVPFLIAQALAKKGFDLPLKYYQENFKDPETGKVPETAEEFDLFATKFFTKPCWDGSSNSKGDTINSWNELLDKGIWKSKRYKIGEKIGHFHTATHKFEFFSETLKAGMQNHADKHKMTLDEAIEAANYTVKGEAFFVPHYEPAVRYGDEKTYPFIFIDHRSRLNREGRSQNSPWYYSTKSVDPGDENEKDVTKINPLDGKKFGLKNGDKVRVSSMFGTIESEIKLWEGIRPGTVSKCYGQGHWAYGRVGSEIFGSKPRGGNNNDLYCYDWERLSGSNPRHGGHTRVKIEKI; this is encoded by the coding sequence ATGAGTATTAACAGAAGAGATTTTCTCAAAACAACAGCAGGAAGCGCTGCGGTAGCTTCAACACTTTCTATTTTTCCTGAAGAAGTTGAAGCAAAAACAGGTGAACTTGGTTACGAAGGTGAAGCAGGCAAATGGGTAGCATCAACCTGTCAAGGATGCACAAGTTGGTGTAGCATTCAAGGACTTGTGGTTGATGGTAAAGTGATTAAAGTGAGAGGTAATCCAAACTCTCCAAGTGGTGGTCGCATCTGTCCTCGCCCACATTTAGCATTGCAACAAGTATACGATCCTGATCGTGTTAAAACACCTCTTAAACGTACCAATCCTAAAAAAGGTAGAGGCATTGATCCTAAATTTGTACCTATTTCATGGGATGAAGCGATTAATACAATCGCCGATAAAATTATGGAACTTATTAATGCAGGGGAAACGCATAAATTCCTTTTAACACGTGGTCGCTACACAGGATTAAATGAAATTATGTATGGAACTTTTCCAAAATTAATTGGAAGTCCAAATAATATTTCACATAGTGCCTTATGTGCAGATGCGGAAGAATTTGGACGAGAACAATCTGAGGGCTATCCTGCTTATGCTGATTTTGACCTTCAAAATACACGCTATATTTTAGGGTGGAGTTCTGATATGGTTGCATCTAACCGACAAACACCATGGTTTATCAATCAATTTGGAAATGTTAAAGATAGGGCAAAAATCACAACAATAGATCCTCGTTTATCAGCTACTGGTGCAAAATCACATCGCTGGCTACCAATTATTCCAGGAACAGATGGCGCATTAGCCATTGCAATTGCACATGTTATTCTTGCTGAAGGAAAATGGAATAAGGACTTTGTAGGCGATTTTGCTGATAAAGTCAATTATTTCGTTGTCGGACAAGAAGTGCCAACGGAAATTATTGTTGAAGATAAAAAAATTCCTATCGTATTTAATGAAATTCATACGAATGGCGTTGTCGCATGGTGGAACTTAGAATTAAAAGATCGTACACCTGAATGGGCAGAACCTATTACAGGTATTAGTGCTAAAGAAATCCGTGAAGTGGCACGTGAATTTGCGGAAGCTGGAAGCAGAGCAATTTCATGGACAAGCCCAGGATCTTCTATGCAAATTAGAGGTGGTATTTCTGCGTTTGCTTGCCATGCACTTAATGGTCTTGTAGGGTCTGTTGATTCTGTAGGTGGTATTTTGCAACAAGGTTCAGCACCAACTGCTAAAACACCTGACGTAAAACCTTATCTTGATCCTCGCTTTGCAGAGAGTTTGAAAAAACCAAAGATAGATCAGCGAGGTACCAAAGGTTTTCCTGCGCTTGAGCACATGAAATCAGGTCAATTTGTTGTCACATCAAGAGTTGCGCAAGCGATGCTTGATCAAGATCCATATGACATTAAAATGGCAATTGGTTACTGGAATAACTGGGTGTTCTCCTCTATGGGAACAAAACACTGGGAAGAAGCAATGGCAAAGCTTCCATTTTTTGCACATATCACAACAAATATCGCTGAGATGACAATGTTCGCAGACATCGTATTACCAGCAAAAATGCATATGCTTGAACGTTACGGATTCGCAAAAAATAAACAAAACCTAACAGCATATCTCTCAGTTCATCAACCGCTTATCAAACCTTATGGTGATGCAAAAACTGATGAAACAGAAGTACCATTTTTAATTGCACAAGCTCTCGCTAAAAAAGGTTTTGATTTACCTTTGAAATATTATCAAGAAAATTTCAAAGATCCTGAAACGGGTAAAGTTCCCGAAACTGCAGAGGAATTTGATCTTTTTGCAACAAAATTCTTCACAAAGCCTTGTTGGGATGGAAGTAGCAATAGCAAAGGCGATACTATCAATAGTTGGAACGAATTGCTCGATAAAGGTATTTGGAAATCAAAACGTTACAAAATTGGTGAAAAGATTGGTCATTTCCATACAGCTACACACAAATTTGAATTTTTCAGTGAAACGCTTAAAGCAGGAATGCAAAATCATGCAGATAAACATAAAATGACGCTTGATGAAGCCATTGAAGCTGCAAATTATACCGTCAAAGGAGAAGCCTTCTTTGTTCCTCATTATGAACCAGCTGTACGTTATGGAGATGAAAAAACGTATCCATTCATCTTTATTGATCATCGATCACGTCTTAATCGTGAAGGAAGAAGCCAAAATTCACCTTGGTATTACAGCACCAAAAGTGTTGATCCAGGTGATGAAAATGAGAAGGATGTTACCAAAATCAATCCTTTGGATGGCAAAAAATTTGGACTCAAAAACGGCGATAAAGTACGCGTTAGTTCTATGTTTGGAACGATTGAAAGTGAGATCAAACTATGGGAAGGTATCCGCCCAGGAACGGTTTCTAAATGTTATGGTCAAGGACACTGGGCATATGGTCGCGTAGGATCTGAGATCTTTGGATCAAAACCTCGCGGTGGAAATAACAATGATTTATATTGTTATGATTGGGAACGCCTTAGTGGTTCAAACCCACGACATGGTGGACATACTCGTGTCAAAATCGAAAAGATATAG
- a CDS encoding 4Fe-4S dicluster domain-containing protein: MAKKYGMIIDLHRCVGCGACDLACKSENNTPVGIDWASHKIETYGVFPKVTYTHTPTLCNHCEDAPCVRVCPTQAMHKTDEGFVVHDPSLCIGCKSCMLADPYGVIFFNKEHAFLDYATDDSSIIKGGTFSKKELSDKAKAPFPNFNAARGAGGYEAIRRKGAVEKCTFCNHRVAQGLAPACVVACPADARIFGDLNDEKSQIATTLKANKPTVLLPEKGTKPKVFYIRSYN; encoded by the coding sequence ATGGCAAAAAAATATGGAATGATTATTGACCTCCATCGTTGTGTTGGATGTGGTGCATGTGATCTTGCATGTAAGAGTGAAAATAATACACCTGTTGGAATTGATTGGGCGAGTCATAAGATCGAAACGTATGGCGTATTTCCAAAAGTTACGTATACCCATACACCAACGCTTTGTAACCACTGTGAAGATGCTCCATGTGTTAGAGTTTGCCCAACACAAGCGATGCATAAAACAGACGAAGGATTCGTGGTCCACGATCCAAGTCTTTGTATTGGTTGTAAAAGCTGTATGTTGGCGGATCCTTATGGTGTTATCTTTTTCAACAAAGAACATGCATTCTTAGATTATGCAACGGATGATAGTAGTATCATCAAAGGTGGAACGTTCTCTAAAAAAGAGCTCAGTGACAAAGCAAAAGCACCGTTCCCTAATTTCAATGCGGCACGTGGCGCTGGCGGTTATGAAGCTATACGTCGCAAAGGTGCGGTTGAGAAATGTACTTTCTGTAACCATAGGGTTGCTCAGGGACTTGCCCCTGCATGTGTAGTAGCATGTCCAGCGGATGCACGTATATTTGGCGATCTCAATGATGAAAAAAGTCAAATCGCAACAACGTTGAAAGCAAATAAACCAACAGTATTGCTTCCTGAAAAAGGCACAAAACCAAAAGTGTTTTATATCAGAAGCTACAACTAA
- a CDS encoding phage replisome organizer N-terminal domain-containing protein, translating to MQKKYYWLKLPISFFSDPRIKKLRRIAGGDTYVIIFLKIMLTVINSEGIYTYEGIEKTLEEELALKLDEDVDNIKVVIAFLSTNQEFIELTNENYLIQRVTSLIGKETDSAIRKRRQRQKEKESNVE from the coding sequence ATGCAAAAAAAATACTATTGGTTAAAACTACCAATTAGCTTTTTTAGTGACCCTAGAATCAAAAAATTAAGACGAATTGCAGGAGGTGATACTTATGTCATTATTTTCTTAAAAATTATGCTAACAGTAATTAACAGCGAAGGTATATATACTTATGAGGGTATAGAAAAAACGCTTGAAGAAGAACTTGCGCTAAAACTTGATGAAGATGTAGATAATATAAAAGTTGTTATTGCCTTTTTATCAACTAACCAAGAATTTATAGAACTTACAAATGAAAATTATCTTATTCAAAGAGTGACCTCACTTATAGGGAAAGAAACAGATTCAGCTATCCGCAAAAGAAGGCAAAGGCAAAAAGAAAAAGAATCTAATGTGGAATGA
- a CDS encoding IS3 family transposase (programmed frameshift) — MANKLYTDEFKQEAVNQIVKNGYPIKDTAQRLGVHPDSLKAWIKIYSNPQSTSQHQASKDLSSENRKLKAELKRVTEERDILKKGRSVLCQESKVKYAFIKEYKPFYPVRRMCKALQVHFSGYYAWNKQPESKRDRDNKVVLQHIKEAYEHSGRIYGYRTVTKDLIASGISVNKKRVARLMNIAKLFGAGVKQKKPRYKKGQRHLAHPNHLGQCFNVQEPNHTWVTDITYIKTHEGWFYLAVVLDLFSRKVAGWATSHRMTTQLALKALEMATFRQKPHHEVIVHSDQGSQYSSYEWQALLKKYNLIPSMSRRGNCYDNAVAESFFKTFKRECVKKQIYITREEAQSDIFYYIEMFYNSTRRHSYLGYISPNEFEKRYNEKLNMASQN, encoded by the exons ATGGCAAATAAACTATACACAGACGAGTTCAAACAAGAGGCAGTCAATCAAATTGTAAAAAATGGCTATCCCATTAAAGATACCGCACAAAGATTAGGAGTGCATCCTGATTCACTCAAAGCATGGATAAAAATCTATAGTAATCCTCAAAGTACCTCACAACACCAAGCTTCCAAAGATTTATCATCCGAGAATAGGAAGCTCAAAGCAGAATTAAAAAGAGTCACCGAGGAGCGTGACATTCTAAAAAAGG GCCGCAGCGTACTTTGCCAAGAATCAAAAGTAAAGTACGCCTTCATTAAAGAGTATAAGCCATTTTATCCCGTGCGAAGAATGTGCAAAGCTTTGCAAGTCCATTTTAGTGGTTATTATGCATGGAATAAACAACCAGAATCAAAACGTGATAGAGATAATAAAGTGGTCTTGCAACACATTAAAGAGGCTTATGAACACAGTGGTCGTATCTATGGATATCGAACTGTTACCAAAGATCTTATAGCATCAGGTATCAGTGTGAATAAAAAAAGAGTCGCAAGACTTATGAACATAGCCAAACTCTTTGGTGCAGGTGTCAAACAGAAAAAACCTCGTTATAAAAAAGGGCAGAGACATTTGGCACATCCTAACCATCTTGGGCAGTGTTTCAATGTTCAAGAGCCAAATCACACATGGGTAACAGATATAACCTATATCAAAACACATGAAGGATGGTTTTATTTAGCGGTTGTATTAGACCTTTTCAGTAGAAAAGTTGCTGGATGGGCAACAAGTCATCGCATGACAACACAGTTAGCTCTAAAAGCTCTGGAAATGGCAACCTTTAGACAAAAACCACATCATGAAGTTATTGTACACTCTGATCAAGGATCACAGTATAGCTCTTACGAGTGGCAAGCACTCCTAAAAAAATACAACCTGATTCCTAGCATGAGCAGGCGAGGCAACTGTTATGATAATGCAGTGGCTGAAAGCTTTTTTAAAACATTTAAGCGTGAATGTGTCAAAAAACAGATTTATATTACACGAGAGGAAGCACAATCAGACATATTTTATTACATTGAAATGTTTTATAATTCAACCAGAAGGCATAGCTATCTTGGTTATATTTCGCCCAATGAATTTGAAAAAAGATATAATGAGAAATTAAATATGGCTTCGCAGAATTAG
- a CDS encoding GGDEF domain-containing protein has protein sequence MWSLSTVLTVSRVSSVVGSFQIEIAQIINNHVREEDCFARIGGEEFALLLFNTKIRRAYVIAERIRRMIADSKIKIHDATQETVSITISVGISTFTTYDTSIENIIARADEAMYLAKKEGRNKVKIEQ, from the coding sequence ATGTGGTCATTATCGACCGTATTAACAGTTTCAAGAGTGTCTAGTGTTGTGGGGTCATTCCAGATAGAAATCGCCCAGATTATCAATAACCATGTACGAGAGGAAGATTGTTTTGCACGTATTGGGGGAGAAGAGTTCGCACTATTACTTTTTAATACCAAAATTAGACGCGCTTACGTCATTGCAGAAAGAATACGAAGAATGATTGCTGATTCAAAAATTAAGATTCACGATGCTACACAAGAAACTGTATCAATCACAATAAGTGTAGGCATTAGCACTTTTACGACTTATGATACTTCAATAGAAAACATTATAGCAAGAGCAGACGAAGCAATGTATCTTGCAAAAAAAGAAGGTCGAAATAAAGTAAAAATTGAACAATAA
- a CDS encoding nitrous oxide reductase accessory protein NosL, whose translation MKKFLMMIAIAGALFGAKMEIPKDATCLIRHTKVYQTAEWAATIQVRSGEIIYFSSPKSMFEFYFEPSRWPEYQVKQNDDMRINVTDYETLEKIPAREAFYVYGSQKTSSSGDDLPAFSSKERAEKFAQKYEGRRVLDFSQVSNGLINLLNNRLR comes from the coding sequence ATGAAAAAATTCTTGATGATGATTGCGATAGCAGGTGCTCTATTTGGAGCTAAAATGGAAATTCCAAAAGACGCAACATGTCTGATACGCCATACTAAAGTGTATCAAACTGCTGAGTGGGCAGCGACTATTCAAGTAAGAAGTGGCGAAATTATCTATTTTTCAAGTCCGAAATCAATGTTTGAATTTTACTTTGAGCCATCTCGTTGGCCAGAATATCAGGTCAAACAAAATGATGATATGCGCATCAATGTAACCGATTATGAGACGTTAGAAAAAATTCCAGCGCGTGAAGCTTTTTATGTCTATGGAAGCCAGAAAACAAGCTCATCAGGAGATGACTTACCTGCTTTTTCAAGTAAAGAAAGAGCGGAAAAATTTGCTCAAAAATATGAAGGTAGAAGAGTACTTGACTTTTCACAAGTTTCAAATGGGCTTATTAATCTTTTAAATAATAGATTGCGTTAA